From Pandoraea norimbergensis, the proteins below share one genomic window:
- a CDS encoding lytic transglycosylase domain-containing protein, translating into MLAVLLLTAAPLAHADLYGYVDENGVAHLAARKLDARFRLVVSSGANADLRIAQGEAQTGLVSGADRSRLYDALARHPNLRKLAPVIAQAADRFHVDAALLKAVIAAESGFDSDAVSPKGAVGLMQVLPATGERYGVRADARRTVADKLTDPRTNVLTGARYLRDLQARYPDRLELVLASYNAGEGAVARHADQIPPYAETQSYVAAVLELYRRFNPDAPASGGGTLKTGVPGGRANISGSRNGRIHVILGAPQGLPVVPATLPNAPLPAPALPSVPTTD; encoded by the coding sequence GTGCTGGCAGTGCTGCTGCTGACGGCGGCGCCGCTCGCTCACGCTGATCTGTACGGCTACGTCGACGAGAACGGTGTGGCGCATCTGGCCGCACGCAAACTCGATGCGCGCTTTCGTCTCGTGGTGAGCTCCGGTGCCAATGCCGATCTGCGCATTGCACAGGGTGAAGCCCAGACCGGACTCGTGAGTGGTGCAGACCGCTCGCGCCTCTACGACGCCCTCGCGCGTCATCCCAACTTGCGTAAGCTCGCGCCGGTCATCGCGCAGGCGGCCGATCGTTTTCATGTCGACGCGGCGCTGCTCAAGGCTGTGATTGCGGCCGAATCGGGCTTCGACAGCGATGCGGTGTCGCCCAAGGGCGCCGTCGGACTCATGCAGGTGTTGCCCGCCACAGGCGAGCGCTACGGCGTGCGTGCCGATGCTCGCCGGACGGTCGCCGACAAACTCACCGATCCGCGAACGAATGTGTTGACGGGGGCGCGTTACCTGCGTGACTTACAGGCGCGCTATCCCGATCGTCTTGAGTTGGTCCTCGCGTCTTACAACGCAGGCGAGGGCGCCGTTGCACGGCATGCCGATCAGATTCCGCCGTACGCCGAGACGCAGAGTTACGTGGCAGCCGTGCTCGAACTTTATCGACGCTTCAACCCCGACGCGCCGGCCTCCGGTGGCGGCACGCTGAAGACCGGTGTGCCGGGCGGGCGCGCCAATATCAGCGGCTCGCGCAATGGCCGGATTCACGTCATTTTGGGCGCCCCCCAAGGCCTGCCTGTCGTGCCGGCGACACTGCCGAACGCGCCGTTGCCAGCGCCAGCGCTGCCGTCGGTGCCGACGACGGATTGA
- a CDS encoding GNAT family N-acetyltransferase, with product MEWMCKSFDELGSTLLYRVLAARNAVFVVEQNCPYQDIDGRDIHSLHLIAQVRDADAQPQIAAYLRLLPPGLAYDEASIGRVITAASHRGTGLGRELLARAIAIADVQWPDAPLRIGAQAHLEAFYGGFGFVKSSEPYDEDGIMHIEMLRAPASEPAGDPHFVS from the coding sequence ATGGAATGGATGTGCAAGTCGTTCGACGAGTTGGGCAGCACACTGCTTTACCGCGTGCTGGCCGCACGTAACGCGGTATTCGTGGTCGAGCAGAACTGCCCGTATCAGGATATCGATGGGCGCGACATCCACAGCCTGCACCTGATTGCCCAGGTGCGCGATGCCGACGCACAGCCGCAGATTGCTGCCTATTTGCGTTTGCTGCCGCCGGGGCTGGCTTACGACGAAGCGTCGATTGGCCGTGTCATCACGGCAGCGTCGCATCGCGGTACAGGCCTTGGGCGCGAGTTGCTCGCCCGGGCCATCGCGATTGCCGACGTGCAGTGGCCCGATGCCCCGTTGCGCATTGGCGCGCAGGCACATTTGGAAGCGTTTTATGGCGGATTCGGCTTCGTCAAGTCGAGCGAGCCTTACGACGAAGACGGCATCATGCATATCGAGATGCTGCGCGCGCCGGCCAGTGAGCCGGCGGGCGATCCGCATTTCGTAAGTTAA
- the parC gene encoding DNA topoisomerase IV subunit A, whose protein sequence is MEQVEDLFSTPSDDDTLTLGNYAERAYLDYAISVVKGRALPDVCDGQKPVQRRILFAMNEMGLASDAKPVKSARVVGDVLGKFHPHGDQSAYDALVRLAQNFSMRYPLIDGQGNFGSRDGDGAAAMRYTEARLTPIARLLLDEIDAGTVDFVPNYDGSTEEPRLLPARLPFVLLNGASGIAVGLATEIPSHNLREVASAAVALIRNPKLDDAELMTHVQGPDFPGGGQLISSPAEIRAAYDSGRGSLKVRARWKIEEMARGQWQAVVYELPPNTSGQKVLEEIEEITNPKVKLGKKSLTPEQQTLKQSVLAMLDTVRDESGKDAPVRLVFEPKSSRIDQQEFITMLLAHTSLESSASVNLVMVGADGRPGQKSLRDIITEWIGFRFETVTRRSRHRLNKVDDRIHILEGRMIVFLNIDEVIRIIREADEPKSALMSAFKLSERQADDILEIRLRQLARMESIKIEQELASLRDEKAKLEELLANDSTMKRLIIKEIESDAKQFGDDRRTLIQEEKRAVAEARVVDEPVTVVVSAKGWVRALKGHGLDAQGFTFKQGDSLYGTFECRTVDPFIAWGSNGRVYSVAVAQLPGGRGDGVPLTSLIELESGSRLLHYYAASADQQLLLATTNGFGFSTKLGDMVSRLKAGKSFMTIDEGAEPLAPTPIFAGASAVACLSSDGRLLVFGMDEMKSLSGGGRGVTLIGLDAKQTLVSAVPISEAGVTVHGLVRGGKTQSETLSGAALAPNIGKRARKGRAPAVKFSTFTARSLEPVLPAAPSAS, encoded by the coding sequence ATGGAACAAGTAGAAGATCTCTTTTCAACGCCGTCCGATGACGACACGCTGACGCTCGGCAACTACGCCGAACGTGCCTATCTCGACTACGCGATTAGCGTGGTTAAAGGCCGCGCACTGCCGGATGTGTGCGACGGTCAGAAGCCGGTACAACGCCGCATCCTGTTCGCGATGAACGAGATGGGCCTTGCCTCCGATGCCAAGCCCGTGAAGTCGGCCCGCGTGGTCGGCGACGTGCTGGGCAAGTTTCACCCGCACGGCGACCAGTCTGCGTACGACGCACTGGTGCGCCTCGCACAGAATTTCTCGATGCGCTACCCGCTCATCGACGGGCAGGGCAACTTCGGTTCGCGCGACGGCGATGGTGCTGCCGCGATGCGATACACCGAAGCGCGCCTGACGCCGATCGCGCGACTGCTGCTCGACGAGATCGATGCCGGTACGGTCGATTTCGTGCCGAACTATGACGGCTCGACCGAAGAGCCGCGTCTGTTGCCGGCGCGTTTGCCGTTCGTGCTGCTCAATGGCGCGTCGGGTATTGCGGTGGGCTTGGCAACGGAAATCCCGTCGCACAATCTGCGCGAAGTGGCGTCGGCCGCCGTCGCGCTGATTCGTAACCCCAAGCTCGACGACGCTGAGCTGATGACGCATGTGCAGGGCCCGGACTTCCCCGGTGGCGGTCAACTGATCTCCAGCCCGGCAGAAATTCGCGCAGCTTATGACAGCGGGCGCGGCAGCCTGAAGGTGCGTGCGCGCTGGAAGATCGAAGAGATGGCGCGCGGCCAGTGGCAGGCGGTGGTGTATGAATTGCCGCCGAACACGTCGGGTCAGAAGGTGCTCGAAGAAATCGAGGAAATCACCAACCCGAAGGTCAAGCTCGGCAAGAAGTCGCTCACGCCCGAACAGCAAACGCTCAAGCAGTCGGTGCTGGCGATGCTCGATACCGTGCGCGACGAGTCGGGCAAGGACGCACCGGTGCGTCTGGTGTTCGAGCCGAAGTCGAGCCGCATCGACCAGCAGGAATTCATCACGATGCTGCTCGCGCACACGAGCCTGGAGTCGAGCGCATCGGTCAATCTGGTGATGGTCGGCGCCGATGGCCGCCCGGGACAGAAGTCGCTGCGCGACATCATTACCGAGTGGATCGGCTTCCGTTTCGAGACGGTCACGCGCCGCTCGCGCCATCGTCTGAACAAGGTGGACGACCGCATCCATATTCTCGAAGGCCGCATGATCGTCTTCCTGAATATCGACGAGGTCATTCGGATCATCCGCGAGGCGGATGAACCGAAGTCGGCACTCATGAGCGCGTTCAAACTGAGCGAGCGTCAGGCGGACGACATTCTCGAAATCCGGCTGCGCCAGTTGGCGCGCATGGAATCGATCAAGATCGAACAGGAACTCGCATCGTTGCGCGACGAGAAAGCGAAGCTCGAAGAGCTGCTGGCCAACGACAGCACGATGAAGCGCCTGATCATCAAGGAAATCGAATCCGACGCGAAGCAGTTCGGCGACGATCGCCGCACGCTGATTCAGGAAGAAAAGCGAGCCGTGGCCGAGGCCCGTGTCGTCGACGAGCCGGTGACGGTCGTCGTGTCGGCCAAGGGCTGGGTGCGTGCGCTCAAGGGCCACGGGCTCGATGCACAGGGCTTCACGTTCAAGCAGGGCGACTCGCTGTACGGCACCTTCGAATGCCGCACCGTCGACCCGTTTATCGCGTGGGGCAGCAATGGCCGCGTGTATTCCGTGGCGGTCGCGCAGTTGCCGGGCGGTCGTGGCGACGGTGTGCCGCTCACCTCGCTGATCGAACTCGAATCGGGTTCGCGCCTGCTGCACTACTACGCCGCGTCGGCTGACCAGCAACTGCTGCTGGCGACCACCAACGGCTTCGGGTTCTCGACGAAGCTGGGCGATATGGTGAGCCGCTTGAAGGCGGGCAAGTCGTTCATGACAATCGATGAAGGGGCCGAACCGCTGGCGCCGACGCCGATCTTCGCGGGGGCAAGCGCCGTCGCGTGTCTGTCGAGCGATGGCCGCCTGCTGGTCTTCGGTATGGACGAAATGAAGTCGCTCTCGGGCGGCGGCCGTGGTGTCACGTTGATCGGTCTCGATGCCAAGCAGACGCTGGTGTCGGCGGTGCCGATCAGCGAGGCAGGCGTGACCGTTCATGGTTTGGTACGGGGTGGCAAGACGCAGTCCGAGACGCTCTCGGGTGCTGCGCTCGCGCCGAACATCGGCAAGCGCGCTCGCAAGGGCCGTGCGCCGGCGGTGAAATTCTCGACCTTTACGGCGCGCTCGCTGGAGCCGGTGTTGCCGGCCGCGCCTTCGGCATCCTGA
- a CDS encoding DUF4399 domain-containing protein has product MLRSMRFSVRHIAVPMLLLGASAAASAQSTQPVQAAPGARVFFVAPKDGATVTNPVVVKFGVEGMAIKPAGDMSPNTGHHHLIIDGDPVPAGQVVPTDDSHLHFGKGQTETTVNLTPGDHVLTMQFANGAHQSYGPAMSQTIKVHVKGQQ; this is encoded by the coding sequence ATGTTGCGTTCTATGCGTTTCAGCGTGCGTCACATTGCCGTGCCGATGTTGCTTCTCGGCGCCAGCGCCGCGGCTTCTGCACAGTCCACCCAGCCGGTTCAAGCGGCACCGGGCGCGCGTGTCTTCTTCGTCGCGCCGAAGGATGGTGCGACGGTGACCAACCCGGTCGTGGTCAAGTTCGGCGTCGAGGGCATGGCGATCAAACCGGCGGGCGACATGTCGCCCAACACCGGCCATCACCACCTCATCATCGACGGCGATCCGGTTCCCGCAGGACAGGTCGTGCCGACTGACGACTCGCACCTGCATTTCGGCAAAGGCCAGACCGAGACGACTGTCAATCTGACGCCCGGCGATCACGTGTTGACGATGCAATTCGCCAACGGGGCGCACCAGTCGTATGGTCCGGCGATGAGCCAGACAATCAAGGTGCATGTCAAAGGCCAACAATAG
- a CDS encoding CopD family protein, with protein MSVYAFSLFLHLVSVVVWVGGMFFALACLRPASLDLPPQQRLPLWEAALSKFLTWVGVAIVVILLSGGHMMLGMGGLHARWPVHAMAGIGVLMMLVYGHIRFALFPRLQRAVQAQSWPDGAAAVNGVRRLVILNLVLGVVVIGLAASLRG; from the coding sequence ATGAGCGTTTATGCCTTCAGTCTGTTCCTGCATCTGGTGAGCGTTGTCGTGTGGGTCGGCGGCATGTTCTTCGCACTGGCGTGTCTGCGCCCGGCGTCGCTGGACCTGCCGCCACAGCAGCGCCTGCCGTTGTGGGAGGCGGCGCTCTCGAAGTTTCTGACGTGGGTGGGCGTCGCCATCGTGGTGATCCTGCTCTCGGGCGGACACATGATGCTCGGCATGGGTGGGCTGCATGCCCGCTGGCCGGTGCACGCCATGGCCGGTATCGGCGTGCTGATGATGCTGGTCTACGGCCACATCCGCTTTGCGTTGTTCCCGCGTCTGCAACGTGCTGTACAGGCGCAGTCGTGGCCTGACGGTGCGGCAGCGGTCAACGGCGTTCGCCGGCTCGTGATTCTCAATCTCGTGCTCGGCGTGGTCGTCATCGGTCTGGCGGCGTCGCTGCGCGGTTGA
- a CDS encoding LysR substrate-binding domain-containing protein: MELRHLRYFVTVAEELHFSRAAARLNIGQPPLSMQIRALEDELGVTLFERTQRRVFLTTAGRTFLVRARQILADADAARQEVQQIAGVDAGELRIAFTTSAPMTNLMKRVLTSYRQQYPRVTLTLSESPSERQLDALGERTLDIGLLRRADDAAAVSGLSFETLVDEALLVVMHQGHALAGRAQISMADLAGEPFIMHPPDVGTAVDGKIRQMCERAGFTPRVVQEARESTTIVALAASGLGVAVLPAAVRCIQIEGARFMDLAEADARTPLLLAKRRDDASPLVQAFVAMCHDVAGAQAKQGDAPTQVTHATHVNRAATPPDR, encoded by the coding sequence ATGGAACTGCGCCACCTTCGCTACTTCGTGACCGTCGCCGAAGAGCTGCACTTCAGCCGGGCGGCGGCAAGGCTCAACATCGGCCAGCCGCCGTTGTCGATGCAGATCCGGGCCTTGGAGGACGAACTCGGCGTCACGCTGTTCGAACGCACGCAGCGACGCGTCTTTCTAACGACGGCGGGCCGCACGTTCCTCGTGCGGGCGCGGCAGATTCTGGCTGATGCGGATGCCGCCCGGCAGGAGGTGCAGCAAATTGCCGGGGTCGATGCGGGCGAGTTGCGAATTGCGTTCACCACGTCGGCGCCGATGACCAATCTGATGAAACGAGTGCTGACCAGCTACCGCCAGCAATACCCGCGCGTGACGCTCACGCTGAGCGAATCGCCCTCCGAGCGGCAACTCGACGCACTGGGTGAACGCACGCTGGACATCGGACTGCTGCGTCGCGCGGATGACGCCGCTGCGGTATCGGGACTCAGCTTCGAGACGCTGGTGGACGAAGCGCTGCTGGTGGTGATGCATCAGGGACATGCGCTGGCGGGGCGTGCGCAGATTTCGATGGCCGATCTGGCCGGTGAACCGTTCATCATGCACCCGCCCGATGTTGGTACGGCCGTCGACGGCAAGATACGTCAGATGTGCGAACGCGCGGGTTTCACGCCGCGCGTTGTGCAGGAAGCCCGCGAGTCGACGACCATCGTCGCGCTCGCGGCCAGCGGCCTCGGCGTTGCAGTGTTACCCGCCGCCGTGCGCTGTATTCAGATTGAAGGGGCGCGCTTCATGGACTTGGCCGAAGCCGACGCCCGCACGCCCTTGCTGCTCGCTAAACGTCGTGACGACGCCAGCCCGTTAGTGCAGGCGTTCGTCGCGATGTGCCACGACGTGGCAGGCGCTCAGGCGAAGCAAGGCGACGCCCCTACCCAAGTCACCCATGCCACCCACGTCAACCGCGCAGCGACGCCGCCAGACCGATGA
- a CDS encoding ATP-binding cassette domain-containing protein — MALYSITGAQLAFGHVALLDNADFSLEAGERVGLIGRNGAGKSSLLKIVAGLTAPDDGLIARQGTLNTVYVPQEPEFDPEQSVFDAVAQGLGEMHGVLSDYERTVDALGVVTEGAEHDDLLAHLMALQSSLDASDGWQLKTRVETTIAQLSLDGHARVGALSGGMQKRVSLAQAWVAKPDVLLLDEPTNHLDFDAIRWLEELLIGFRGALFFITHDRSFLDRVATRIVELDRGRLLSYPGNFTQYQERKAAQLEIERVENDKFDKLLAQEEVWIRKGVEARRTRSVSRIERLKAMRTERAGRRETQGNVRMEVGQADRSGKIVAELTNVTKSYGDRVIVRDFTATLMRGDKVGLVGQNGAGKTTLLKLILGQIAPDSGEIRVGTNMQVAYFDQMRAQLDPEKSLLDTISPGSEWIEINGARKHVMSYLGDFLFSPERARSPVKSLSGGERNRLLLARLFARPANVLVLDEPTNDLDIPTLELLEELLEDYSGTVFLVSHDRTFLDNVVTSVIAAEGDGNWREYVGGFSDWQVQRERSVAMSAQRAPAAEATKDAAKDTPAAAKRTSKVKLSYKEQRELDGLPERIAALEVEQQDATAKLADGSVFVKDPAAGAALSERCEAIELELLEALERWEVLEAKQRGDDA; from the coding sequence ATGGCTTTGTATTCCATCACCGGCGCCCAATTGGCGTTCGGCCACGTGGCATTGCTCGACAATGCCGATTTCTCGCTTGAAGCGGGTGAGCGCGTCGGTCTGATCGGCCGTAACGGCGCCGGCAAGTCGTCGTTGCTCAAGATTGTCGCGGGACTGACCGCGCCTGACGACGGTCTGATTGCGCGCCAAGGCACGCTCAACACGGTCTACGTGCCGCAGGAACCCGAGTTCGACCCCGAGCAATCGGTGTTCGACGCCGTGGCGCAGGGTCTTGGCGAGATGCACGGCGTGCTCTCCGATTACGAACGCACCGTCGACGCGCTGGGCGTTGTGACTGAAGGTGCCGAACACGACGATTTGCTCGCGCATCTGATGGCGCTGCAATCGTCGCTCGACGCTTCCGACGGATGGCAACTCAAGACGCGCGTGGAAACCACCATCGCGCAGCTTAGCCTCGACGGGCATGCCCGCGTGGGCGCGCTCTCGGGCGGGATGCAAAAACGTGTGTCGCTCGCACAGGCGTGGGTCGCCAAGCCCGACGTGCTGCTGCTCGACGAGCCGACCAACCACCTGGACTTCGACGCCATTCGCTGGCTGGAAGAGCTGTTGATCGGCTTTCGCGGTGCGTTGTTCTTCATCACCCACGATCGAAGCTTCCTCGACCGCGTTGCCACGCGCATCGTCGAACTCGACCGCGGCCGTCTGCTTTCGTACCCGGGCAACTTCACGCAGTATCAGGAACGCAAGGCCGCGCAGCTGGAAATCGAGCGCGTGGAAAACGACAAGTTCGACAAGCTGCTTGCACAAGAAGAAGTGTGGATTCGCAAGGGCGTGGAAGCGCGCCGCACGCGTAGCGTGTCGCGTATCGAGCGACTGAAAGCGATGCGCACTGAACGTGCCGGACGTCGCGAGACGCAAGGCAATGTGCGCATGGAAGTCGGTCAGGCCGACCGGTCCGGCAAGATCGTGGCCGAGCTGACCAACGTCACGAAATCGTACGGCGATCGTGTGATCGTGCGCGACTTCACAGCCACGCTCATGCGCGGCGACAAGGTCGGACTGGTCGGACAGAACGGTGCCGGCAAGACGACGCTGCTCAAGCTGATTCTCGGGCAGATCGCCCCGGACAGCGGCGAGATTCGCGTGGGCACGAACATGCAGGTGGCGTACTTCGACCAGATGCGCGCGCAACTCGATCCGGAGAAGAGCCTGCTCGACACGATCAGCCCGGGTAGCGAGTGGATTGAAATCAACGGTGCCCGCAAGCACGTGATGAGCTATCTCGGCGACTTCCTGTTCTCGCCGGAACGCGCCCGCTCGCCGGTGAAATCGCTCTCCGGCGGTGAGCGCAACCGTCTGTTGCTCGCCCGTCTGTTTGCGCGTCCGGCCAACGTGCTGGTGCTCGACGAACCGACCAACGACCTCGACATCCCGACCCTCGAACTGCTCGAAGAACTGCTTGAGGACTACAGCGGCACGGTGTTCCTCGTGAGCCACGACCGTACGTTCCTCGACAACGTGGTGACGTCAGTCATTGCGGCGGAAGGCGACGGCAACTGGCGCGAATACGTCGGCGGCTTCTCCGACTGGCAAGTTCAGCGCGAGCGCTCGGTAGCCATGTCCGCGCAACGCGCACCGGCGGCAGAGGCGACGAAAGACGCCGCAAAGGACACCCCCGCCGCAGCCAAGCGCACCAGCAAGGTCAAGTTGAGCTACAAGGAACAGCGTGAACTCGATGGCCTGCCCGAGCGCATCGCAGCGCTCGAAGTGGAACAGCAAGACGCCACCGCGAAGCTCGCAGATGGCTCGGTCTTTGTGAAAGATCCGGCTGCGGGTGCGGCGCTGTCTGAACGTTGCGAAGCGATTGAACTGGAGTTGCTCGAAGCGCTCGAACGCTGGGAAGTGCTCGAAGCCAAGCAACGCGGCGACGACGCTTGA
- a CDS encoding DNA topoisomerase IV subunit B: protein MSKKNTPAQYSEASIKVLKGLEPVKQRPGMYTRTENPLHIIQEVIDNASDEALGGFGRQILVTLHKDGSVSVEDDGRGIPVGIHPEEGVPVVEIVFTRLHAGGKFDKAAGGAYTFSGGLHGVGVSVTNALATRLAVTVWRDGQVSDLEFADGGNVSVALHSRAAQRGEKKSGTRVTVWPDTKYFDSPTLPLSELQRLLRSKAVLLPGVRVTLRQEKNGDEQTWFYEHGLRGYLVESLNGAEPLIPLFEGERFADGSEDSFAEGEGAAWVVAWTEDGAQVRESYVNLIPTPAGGTHESGLREGLFQAVRGFIELHNLQPKGVKLLPEDVFSRVSFVLSAKVLDPQFQGQIKERLNSRDAVRLVSSFTRPALELWLNHHVEHGKKLAELVIRQAQARTRAGQKIEKKKSSGVAVLPGKLTDCETEDITRNELFLVEGDSAGGSAKMGRDKEFQAILPLRGKVLNTWETERDRLFANNEVHDIAVAIGVDPHGPNDTPDLSNLRYGKICILSDADVDGSHIQVLLLTLFFRHFPQLIATEHVYVARPPLYRVDAPARGKKPAQKLYALDEGELEAILDKLRKDGVKESAWSISRFKGLGEMSAEQLWETTMNPDTRRLSPVALGALDFDATVSRMNMLMGKGEAAQRRSWLEAKGNEVEADI from the coding sequence ATGTCGAAAAAAAACACGCCTGCCCAATACAGCGAAGCTTCCATCAAGGTTCTGAAAGGACTTGAGCCGGTCAAGCAGCGCCCGGGCATGTACACCCGCACCGAGAATCCGCTGCACATCATTCAGGAAGTCATCGACAACGCGTCGGATGAGGCGTTGGGGGGCTTCGGCAGACAGATTCTCGTGACGCTACATAAGGATGGCTCGGTCAGCGTCGAAGACGACGGCCGGGGCATTCCCGTCGGCATTCACCCGGAGGAGGGCGTCCCGGTCGTGGAGATCGTGTTCACGCGTCTGCACGCCGGCGGCAAGTTCGATAAGGCAGCCGGCGGCGCTTACACGTTCTCGGGCGGTCTGCACGGCGTGGGCGTCTCGGTGACGAATGCACTCGCTACGCGACTAGCGGTCACCGTGTGGCGCGACGGTCAGGTCTCCGATCTTGAATTCGCCGATGGCGGCAATGTCAGCGTCGCGTTGCATTCGCGCGCCGCACAGCGCGGTGAGAAGAAGAGCGGTACGCGCGTCACGGTTTGGCCGGATACGAAATACTTCGACAGCCCGACGTTGCCGCTCAGCGAATTGCAGCGTCTGCTGCGCTCGAAGGCTGTGCTGCTGCCGGGCGTGCGCGTCACACTGCGTCAGGAGAAAAACGGCGACGAACAGACGTGGTTCTACGAACATGGCCTGCGCGGTTATCTGGTCGAGTCGCTGAACGGCGCCGAGCCGCTGATTCCGTTGTTCGAAGGCGAGCGTTTTGCCGACGGCAGCGAAGACAGCTTTGCCGAAGGCGAGGGCGCTGCGTGGGTCGTGGCGTGGACCGAAGACGGCGCGCAGGTGCGCGAGTCGTACGTCAACCTGATTCCGACGCCCGCAGGCGGCACGCACGAATCCGGTTTGCGCGAAGGCCTGTTTCAGGCCGTGCGTGGCTTCATCGAGTTGCACAACCTTCAACCGAAGGGCGTGAAGTTGCTGCCGGAAGACGTGTTCTCGCGCGTGTCGTTCGTGCTCTCGGCGAAGGTGCTCGATCCGCAGTTTCAGGGCCAGATCAAGGAACGCCTGAACAGCCGCGATGCCGTGCGTCTCGTGTCGTCGTTCACGCGCCCGGCGCTGGAGCTGTGGCTCAATCACCATGTCGAGCATGGCAAGAAGCTCGCCGAACTCGTGATTCGTCAGGCACAGGCACGCACGCGCGCCGGCCAGAAGATCGAGAAGAAGAAGAGCTCCGGCGTGGCCGTGCTGCCCGGCAAACTCACCGATTGCGAAACCGAAGACATCACGCGCAACGAACTGTTTCTGGTCGAGGGCGACTCGGCCGGTGGTTCGGCGAAGATGGGGCGCGACAAGGAATTTCAGGCGATTCTGCCGTTGCGCGGCAAGGTCCTCAACACGTGGGAGACCGAGCGCGACAGGCTCTTCGCAAACAACGAAGTGCACGATATCGCAGTGGCCATCGGCGTCGATCCGCACGGCCCGAACGACACGCCGGACTTGTCGAATCTTCGGTACGGCAAGATCTGCATCTTGTCGGATGCCGACGTCGACGGCTCGCACATTCAGGTGCTGCTGCTCACGCTGTTCTTCCGTCACTTCCCGCAACTGATTGCGACCGAGCACGTGTATGTGGCGCGCCCGCCGCTGTATCGCGTCGATGCACCGGCACGTGGCAAGAAGCCCGCGCAAAAACTCTACGCGCTGGACGAAGGCGAACTCGAAGCCATTCTCGACAAGCTGCGCAAGGATGGCGTGAAGGAGTCAGCGTGGTCGATCAGCCGCTTCAAGGGGCTGGGCGAAATGAGTGCCGAGCAGTTGTGGGAAACCACGATGAACCCCGACACGCGGCGTTTGAGCCCGGTCGCGCTGGGTGCGCTCGATTTCGACGCGACCGTATCGCGCATGAATATGCTCATGGGCAAGGGCGAGGCGGCACAACGCCGCAGCTGGCTCGAAGCCAAGGGCAACGAAGTCGAAGCCGACATCTGA